Part of the Polycladomyces zharkentensis genome is shown below.
TCACTCAATGGTCGGCCCCGCGGTGCGGATCGACTCGGGTACATCCTTGAACCGGTTGAAATTCTCCTGAAACCGCAACACCAGCTCACGGGCTTTCCGATCGTAGGCTTCGGGATCGGACCAAGTGTTGCGTGGTTTCAGGATGTCGCTCGGAACGTCCGGACATGTATCCGGCACCGCTACATGGAAGAAGGGGTCGGTGCTGAAAGTGCTCTCTTCCAGGCGACCGTCGATGGCCGCCCGTACCATGGTCCGCGTGTAGGTGAGGCTCATCCGTTTCCCCACGCCGTACGGACCGCCGGTCCAACCGGTGTTGACCAGATAGACGCGAACATGGTGCCGGATGATTTTTTCTCCCAACATCTCCGCGTACTCCCGGGCGGGCCGTGGAAGGAAAGGAGCGCCGAAACAAGCGGAGAATGTCGCTTCCGGTTCGGTGACGCCGCGTTCGGTGCCGGCCAGTTTGCTGGTGTAACCCGACAGGAAATGATACATCGCTTGTTCCGGGGTTAACCTGGAGATGGGCGGTAACACACCAAACGCATCCGCCGTCAAAAACAAAATCACATTCGGATGACCGGCGATGCCAGGAATCACCGCGTTCGGGATGTGATCAACCGGATAAGCGGCACGGGTATTTTCCGTCAATGAACCATCATCATAGTCCGGACGGCGGTTTTCGTCCAATACCACGTTTTCCAACACCGAACCGAACCGGATCGCGTTCCAGATTTGCGGTTCTTTTTTCTGGGAAAGTCCGATGCATTTGGCGTAACAACCGCCTTCGATATTGAAGATGCCCTTGTCCGACCAGCCGTGCTCATCATCTCCGATCAGGCGGCGCGCCGGATCGGCGGACAATGTGGTCTTTCCTGTTCCCGAAAGTCCGAAGAAGAGGGCGACGTCCCCTTGATGCCCCACGTTGGCTGAGCAGTGCATGGGGAGGACACCTCGCTCCGGCAACAGATAATTCATGACGCTGAAGACGGACTTTTTCATTTCCCCGGCATATCGGGTGCCGCCGATCAACACGACCCGATGTTCAAAACTGATGATGATGAAGGTCTCCGAACGCGTCCCGTCCCGTTCGGGAACTGCTTGGAATCCGGGTACCGAGATGACGGTGAATGAAGGAGTGTGATCGGATAATTCCTTTTCTGCAGGACGAATGAACAACTGACGGGCAAAGAGGTTGTGCCATGCATATTCTGTGATGACACGAATGGGAAGACGGTGGGAGGGGTCGGCTCCTGCATAGCCGTCAAACACGAATACTTCCCTGTTGCGCAGATATTCCCGCACACGTGCATACAAGCGTTCAAACACTTCCCGTTTCATCGGTTGATTGACCGCCCCCCAGTCGATGTGGTCAGAGACAGCAGGCTCATCCACAATGTATTTGTCCTTGGGCGATCGGCCGGTGTACTTGCCCGTTGTTGCCAGCAGTGCACCGTTTTCAGTCAATACGGCTTCTTTTCGCATGATCGCCTGTTCAATCAATGCCGCCACCGGCAATTGACGGTGAACGGTTCCGTTCAGATTCAATACGCTCCCCTCTTGAACACCGATTTGCATCGTCAAAAATCCTTCCTTCCTGAATAATCTGTTCTGATTGCACGATGGTCGCCTAAAAAAGTATAGCATATTAACCGGAAAAAGGTGAATGAAATTGCAAGGAAAACGGCAAACGTGTTATCCTTATTATACAAAGGAATGCATCAGTGGGAACGGTGCGTGGGAATACATTCAATACATTGGGTAGATTAACCATTGACTTGCGCACAAATAAATGGTATTTTCGTACAGAATGAATATCATTTCGGGAGTGTTTGAATGAGCCAGGTAACGGAAGGATCCGTCGTCAGCGGAGAAGTAGTTGCAATTAAACCTTTCGGGGCATTCGTCAAATTGGAGTCTGGAGAGACGGGTCTGGTGCACATTTCGCAAATCTCCACGAAGTATGTGGAAAAAGTAGAGGACGAATTGCAGGTGGGCGATACGGTCAAAGCCAAAGTGCTTTCGGTCGACCCATCCGGGAAAATTTCCCTTTCGATTAAAGCGCTCAGCGATGACCGCCCCAACCGTGGTGACCGGCGCGGCTCCGGACGTCGCAATGGCCCCACCGATTTTGAAGACATGATGAAAAAGTGGCTCAAAAGTAGTGAGGAACGGCTCAGTGCTTTGGCCGCCAAACAAAAAAGAGGTCGCTGATCCAAGCGATACGTCTTCAGACAAAAACATCTTCCCAAACGGGAGATGTTTTTTTATGACAGTACAAGGAAATATATACCATGCTTGTGCGGATGAAATCGTTTCGATCGGCAAGCGGGGGTTCGTACATACCGTTTCGCGTGACCTTCTCTCTTGATGTGACGGTCGATCTGTTTGCTTGTTTCGGGAGGAACGTCCAGCTTTCATTGGTGTACAATCACGACAGAAGCATATGGGAGGATGGTCATGATGTGGAAATATTTGCTGGCCAAGCTGGGGCACGGTTCCGCCCGTGTTGATCTGGTGCTGGAAAAAGACTGCTATGCGCTTGGTGATGAGGTGCGTGGGCGGTTGATCATCCACGGGGGAGAGGTGGAGCAGAAAATCAACGGCATCAATGTGGATCTCGTATTGCACCTGTGGGCGAACCAACGTCAGCATACCCGTCGGGTGACGCGGATTCCGTTTCCCACATCATTTATAATCGGGGTGCGTGAGGTGAAAGAGTATCCGTTCACTTTCCGCCTGCCGTATAACCTCCCTCTGTCCGGTCACGGAATTTCCTACGTGTTTCACACCACTTTGGACATTGCGCAAGGGGTGGACTCATCGGACAGCGATCCCATCCAAGTGGTGCCTCCCGCCAGGTTGGCCTGTTTGCTCCAAGCGTTTGCTGAGCTGGGGTTCCGTGAAAAACACGGTTCCCGTTCGTTCAACGGGTATGTACAGGAGTTTGCGTTCTTTCCGACCGCATTTTTGCATGATCGGGTCAAGGAAGTTGAATTTACGGCTGCCGTTGACGATCACGGCATTCGATTGTGGTTGGAAGTGGAATGTCACAGCTACGGTCACGGGCGGGAGATTCGCCGGGAATGGTATGTAACCAACGAAGTGTTGGATCAACCGTCCCTGTTGACCCAACAATTGCGTCATACATTGGAAGAAATGGCGGCAACCGGCGTTGCGGGTCATCACATGGGACAGTACACGCACGGGCACGGGTTCCCATCCGGACACGGATGGCATGGACACGGTACCTATGCACATACACCTCACGGATGGCACGGTCACCACGGGCATTTCAGCGGTGGCATCGGTGGATTTGCCGCAGGCATGCTTGGCGGTATGGTGGCCGGTGAATTGTTGGAGGAGGCGATGGAGAGCATCACTGACAATGACAGTGGCATTGCTGATTGGGTGAATCAAGTGGAGGATCAAGTGGAAGATTGGGTCGATGATGCGGGAAATTTCTTGGACGACATCGGCGATTTCTTCGGTGACGATTGATCGTGGTATGTAAAAAGGCCGCCCTGTCAGGCGGCCGTTTTTCGTTTTTCCACCAATACCAGCGAAGGTGCCTGTTTCCGGTTGAGCAGTTGATAATGCATTACCTGAAACGCCTTGGGGGAAAGAGATTGAGCCCATTGCAACACGTGTTCCGCTTCTTCTTGTCCGCCGGGGTGTCCGGTGTACAAAACGACGGAAAGAACACCTCCGGGAGCCAACCAGACGGTTGACGTCTCCAACGCGGGAAGTGTGGTTTCCGGTCGGGTGATGATGGCAGGATCGCCATGCGGCAAATATCCCAGGTTGAACATCACGGCTTGCAGTTTCCCGCGAGTCTCATCCGGTAAATACCGATCCATCTCATGGTGTCCGGCGTGAAACAGCGAGACGCGATCGGCAATCCCCCGTTCGCTCAGACGCTGTTTCGTGCGGCAGAGCGCCTCCTGCTGGATGTCGAACGCATACACTTTCCCCGCCGAACCGACGCATTCCGCCAAAAACAGTGTATCGTGCCCGTTGCCGGCAGTGGCATCGACGGCAATCCCACCTTCGCCAACCGCTTGCCTGACCAATGCATGGGAAAAAGAAAGGACGGCGGGGACGATCATCTCCCTCCCCCGCTTCTCACCAACCCTGAACGCGGGGCTGAGAACCGTTTCCCTTGCCAGGAATTCCGGCGTTTCAGCTCATCATCGATGGCGTTGAGCACTTCCCACTTCTTCAAGCTCCACAACGGTCCGATCAAAAGGTCGGGCGGTCCGTCCCCGGTCAACCGGTGGATGATCATGTCCGGCGGAAGGATTTCCAGCGTGTCCACCACCAATTTCACGTACGTTTCCTTGTCCAGGAAGCGAAGCAGACCGGCTTCATACTGTTTTACCATCGGCGTGTTTTTGAGCAAGTGCAACAGATGGATTTTGATGCCCTGAATATCCATCTCCGCACATGCTTTTGCCGTTTCCATCATCATTTCTTCCGTTTCACCGGGAAGGCCGTAAATGATGTGGGCGCACGTGCGGATATTGTGACGGCGCAGTTTTTCCACACCGTCCAGAAAACATTGGAAATCGTGCCCCCGATTGACCAGGCGCGAGGTCTCTTCGTGGATGGTTTGCAGGCCCAGCTCCACCCAAAGATACGTACGTTCATTCAGCTCGGCCAACAGCTCCACCACGTCGTCCGGCAAACAGTCAGGGCGTGTGGCGATGGCCAACCCCACCACCCCTTCCTGTTCCAATGCCGTCTCGTACATCGGCCGCAACACGTCGACCGGTGCATACGTGTTGCTGAAGGCCTGGAAATAAGCCAGGTATTTGGCTTGGGGCCATTTCCGGTGCATGCGTTCCTTCACTTCTTCAAATTGTTGCACGAGGCTGTCTCGCCGATTGCCTGCGAAATCACCGGAACCGCGGGCGCTGCAGAACGTACATCCGCCCGTCGCTACAGTACCGTCCCGGTTGGGACAGGTAAAACCGCCGTCGAGCGGCACTTTGAATACCTTTTCACCAAAGGTTTGGCGCAGATGATAGTTCCAGCTGTTATATCGTTTGTCTCCCCACATCAGCGGGGTTTCTCCGGATTGTATCGTTTCCATTGTGATCATCTCCACTTGTTCGGGCACCTTTTTCCCTTTCATTTGCACGCCAACGGAGCTTCAAATATACTCACCGGGAAAAGATCCCCCTCATTGAACGCGATGAATCAACAGATACGTTTGAACATCTGCCCACTATTATACAACATTTGTGCGGGATTGATCGAAAACCCATACTCCCGTCATCATTTTAAGGTGGAGTCATGTTTTATTTTTCATGAAATGGGTACATTGATACCGTGAGAAACATTTAAAGGAAAAAGGAGTTCATTTTGATGGATAGGGATCGTCAAGTATTGATCGACGGATTGAATGAAGATTTGGCGTATGAATATGGCGCGGTGATCCAATACACGCACAATGCGGCGGCGGTATCCGGTCTGAGCCGTCCGGTGCTGAAACCCTTTTTCGAATCGGAAGCGCAGGACGAACTGGGACACGCCATCTATTTGGCCGAAAAAATCGTGGCGTTGGGTGGCACGCCTGTCGTGGAACCAAAAGAGGTAAAACGGATGCAGAATGTGCGGGAAATGATCCAGCATGCATTGGATGCCGAGAAGGCGACCATTGCCCGATATACGGAACGGATCTCGCAGGCGGAGAAAGTGGGCGAGATCGGTTTGAAAATCCAGCTGGAAGACATGATCGCCGATGAGA
Proteins encoded:
- a CDS encoding S1 RNA-binding domain-containing protein; translation: MSQVTEGSVVSGEVVAIKPFGAFVKLESGETGLVHISQISTKYVEKVEDELQVGDTVKAKVLSVDPSGKISLSIKALSDDRPNRGDRRGSGRRNGPTDFEDMMKKWLKSSEERLSALAAKQKRGR
- a CDS encoding TIGR01212 family radical SAM protein (This family includes YhcC from E. coli K-12, an uncharacterized radical SAM protein.), coding for MITMETIQSGETPLMWGDKRYNSWNYHLRQTFGEKVFKVPLDGGFTCPNRDGTVATGGCTFCSARGSGDFAGNRRDSLVQQFEEVKERMHRKWPQAKYLAYFQAFSNTYAPVDVLRPMYETALEQEGVVGLAIATRPDCLPDDVVELLAELNERTYLWVELGLQTIHEETSRLVNRGHDFQCFLDGVEKLRRHNIRTCAHIIYGLPGETEEMMMETAKACAEMDIQGIKIHLLHLLKNTPMVKQYEAGLLRFLDKETYVKLVVDTLEILPPDMIIHRLTGDGPPDLLIGPLWSLKKWEVLNAIDDELKRRNSWQGKRFSAPRSGLVRSGGGR
- the pckA gene encoding phosphoenolpyruvate carboxykinase (ATP), which translates into the protein MQIGVQEGSVLNLNGTVHRQLPVAALIEQAIMRKEAVLTENGALLATTGKYTGRSPKDKYIVDEPAVSDHIDWGAVNQPMKREVFERLYARVREYLRNREVFVFDGYAGADPSHRLPIRVITEYAWHNLFARQLFIRPAEKELSDHTPSFTVISVPGFQAVPERDGTRSETFIIISFEHRVVLIGGTRYAGEMKKSVFSVMNYLLPERGVLPMHCSANVGHQGDVALFFGLSGTGKTTLSADPARRLIGDDEHGWSDKGIFNIEGGCYAKCIGLSQKKEPQIWNAIRFGSVLENVVLDENRRPDYDDGSLTENTRAAYPVDHIPNAVIPGIAGHPNVILFLTADAFGVLPPISRLTPEQAMYHFLSGYTSKLAGTERGVTEPEATFSACFGAPFLPRPAREYAEMLGEKIIRHHVRVYLVNTGWTGGPYGVGKRMSLTYTRTMVRAAIDGRLEESTFSTDPFFHVAVPDTCPDVPSDILKPRNTWSDPEAYDRKARELVLRFQENFNRFKDVPESIRTAGPTIE
- a CDS encoding sporulation protein, whose protein sequence is MMWKYLLAKLGHGSARVDLVLEKDCYALGDEVRGRLIIHGGEVEQKINGINVDLVLHLWANQRQHTRRVTRIPFPTSFIIGVREVKEYPFTFRLPYNLPLSGHGISYVFHTTLDIAQGVDSSDSDPIQVVPPARLACLLQAFAELGFREKHGSRSFNGYVQEFAFFPTAFLHDRVKEVEFTAAVDDHGIRLWLEVECHSYGHGREIRREWYVTNEVLDQPSLLTQQLRHTLEEMAATGVAGHHMGQYTHGHGFPSGHGWHGHGTYAHTPHGWHGHHGHFSGGIGGFAAGMLGGMVAGELLEEAMESITDNDSGIADWVNQVEDQVEDWVDDAGNFLDDIGDFFGDD
- a CDS encoding ferritin-like domain-containing protein; the encoded protein is MDRDRQVLIDGLNEDLAYEYGAVIQYTHNAAAVSGLSRPVLKPFFESEAQDELGHAIYLAEKIVALGGTPVVEPKEVKRMQNVREMIQHALDAEKATIARYTERISQAEKVGEIGLKIQLEDMIADETKHKEELERLLQDPRLG
- a CDS encoding class I SAM-dependent methyltransferase, which encodes MIVPAVLSFSHALVRQAVGEGGIAVDATAGNGHDTLFLAECVGSAGKVYAFDIQQEALCRTKQRLSERGIADRVSLFHAGHHEMDRYLPDETRGKLQAVMFNLGYLPHGDPAIITRPETTLPALETSTVWLAPGGVLSVVLYTGHPGGQEEAEHVLQWAQSLSPKAFQVMHYQLLNRKQAPSLVLVEKRKTAA